The following proteins come from a genomic window of Bactrocera tryoni isolate S06 chromosome 1, CSIRO_BtryS06_freeze2, whole genome shotgun sequence:
- the LOC120773201 gene encoding serine/threonine-protein kinase rio2 has protein sequence MGKLDVTVLRYLTKEDFRVLTAIEMGMKNHELVPGQLAASIANLKAGGVHKLLRELCKHKLVSYERGKKYDGYRLTNTGYDYLALKSLTLRGSVSSFGNQIGVGKESNIYVVADEDGKSICLKLHRLGRTCFRNIKSKRDYHGRRHKASWLYLSRISATREFAYMSALHDRGFPVPKPIDFNRHCVLMELVNGWPMTQVQELTDVEQVYDDLMNLIVRLGNAGVIHGDFNEFNLMLTDDGTPILIDFPQMMSTSHENAEFFFDRDVNCVREMFRRKFGYESVDFPKFADLKREDNLDAEVHCTGYGVTKEMERDILQEYGMIPEDADETILESDDSELEETPVDNYPKDTLKEYRLQLQNEVNFSEMKNTQKTDDSIRRYIESCSQYLANIDLDPLSELTSEPSQIMLTNSNEGKTNNIHPSQNLAEVLKDNGSNVCVNANDSDAASMSSNDLETDNVPELHDMDPNSRMYRLKLVEKLLNDTRSQRSYSTTASTIAPSVITDRIRKNMGAKEKREMRKHCVAKGEASAVHRHRKENKDVVKEYAGWDF, from the exons ATGGGAAAGCTCGATGTTACCGTGTTACGATATTTAACCAAGGAAGATTTTCGTGTGCTTACAGCG atCGAAATGGGAATGAAGAATCATGAGCTTGTACCTGGACAATTAGCTGCATCTATTGCTAATTTAAAGGCTGGCGGCGTCCATAAATTACTGAGGGAGCTATGTAAACATAAACTGGTTTCATACGAACGTGGAAAAAAat ATGATGGATATCGCCTAACAAACACGGGGTATGACTATTTGGCTTTGAAATCTCTTACGTTGCGCGGTTCTGTATCGTCATTTGGTAACCAAATAGGTGTGGGCAAGGAATCAAATATATACGTGGTTGCTGACGAAGACGGTAAATCTATATGCTTAAAGCTTCATCGACTAGGTAGGACCTGTTTcagaaatattaaatcaaaGCGAGATTATCATGGTCGTCGACACAAAGCCTCGTGGCTATATTTATCACGTATATCGGCAACTAGAGAATTTGCTTATATGAGTGCCTTGCACGATCGTGGGTTCCCAGTGCCTAAACCAATAGACTTCAATCGACATTGCGTGTTAATGGAGCTTGTCAACGGATGGCCAAT GACACAGGTTCAAGAATTAACAGATGTTGAACAAGTTTATGATGATCTTATGAATTTAATCGTTCGTCTTGGTAATGCTGGGGTTATCCATGGGGACTTCAATGAATTCAATTTAATGCTCACAGACGATGGAACGccaattttaattgattttccaCAAATGATGTCAACCTCACATGAAAATGCTGAATT TTTCTTCGATCGGGATGTGAATTGCGTCCGCGAAATGTTCCGTAGAAAATTTGGTTACGAAAGTGTAGACTTTCCTAAGTTTGCAGACTTAAAACGCGAAGACAACTTGGATGCAGAAGTACATTGCACAGGTTACGGTGTTACCAAGGAAATGGAGAGAGACATTTTGCAG GAATATGGCATGATCCCCGAGGACGCCGATGAAACAATTCTTGAAAGCGATGATTCTGAGCTGGAAGAAACGCCAGTTGATAATTATCCCAAGGATACTCTTAAAGAGTATCGTCTTCAGCTTCAAAACGAAGTGAATTTCAGCGAAATGAAAAACACGCAGAAAACCGACGATTCTATACGACGTTATATTGAATCATGCTCGCAATATCTGGCGAATATAGATCTAGATCCATTATCCGAACTGACAAGTGAGCCCTCCCAAATAATGCTCACTAACTCAAACGAAGGTAAAACCAACAACATTCATCCAAGCCAAAATTTAGCTGAAGTTTTAAAAGATAACGGATCTAATGTGTGTGTCAACGCTAATGATTCAGATGCTGCATCAATGAGTTCTAATGATTTGGAAACCGATAACGTTCCCGAACTGCACGACATGGATCCAAATTCCCGAATGTATCGTTTAAAATTGGTGGAAAAGCTTTTGAATGATACACGCAGTCAGCGATCTTATTCAACCACTGCTAGTACTATAGCGCCATCAGTTATAACTGATCgtattcgaaaaaatatggGCGCAAAAGAAAAACGTGAAATGCGTAAGCATTGTGTGGCGAAAGGCGAGGCCAGTGCAGTGCACAGGCATCGCAAAGAAAATAAGGATGTGGTTAAAGAGTATGCTGGATGGGACTTTTGA